Proteins encoded together in one Oreochromis aureus strain Israel breed Guangdong linkage group 23, ZZ_aureus, whole genome shotgun sequence window:
- the LOC116323137 gene encoding transcription elongation factor A N-terminal and central domain-containing protein, with the protein MDPKEMLRCALQIEKFSADRSYGNIMTLLGDLQKSHVTAEQLETTDIVKVLYRLLKTCTDDSVKKTVKSLLSEWKRQYTKDRQGVKCTEESEDPELPASVSSPKEAVGGAVSAQTCDGGEGNAAGEPSSMQAKPGPKAHTSAASPDNVRTKCVQLLLAALCPSAPDQDKAAELARDIERHVHELHNHNQVKYKACVRSKVANLRNPKSGHLHQGLLSGSLSPEAFARMSAEDMASAELRQLREEYSSQGVSERQLPQGIEGTRTEKIRCKRCGGSDCRVTQVSRGVLFLPAWVRQGGPDEDAMTFVTCSGCGQQWYHSSWVCL; encoded by the coding sequence ATGGATCCAAAGGAGATGCTCCGCTGTGCTCTTCAGATAGAGAAATTCAGTGCAGACAGAAGCTATGGGAACATCATGACCCTCCTTGGTGACCTCCAGAAGTCTCACGTCACAGCGGAACAGCTGGAAACAACTGACATCGTCAAAGTGCTCTACAGGCTCCTGAAAACCTGCACTGATGACAGCGTGAAGAAGACAGTCAAGAGCTTGCTGTCCGAGTGGAAGAGACAGTACACGAAGGACAGGCAAGGGGTGAAGTGCACAGAGGAGAGCGAGGATCCTGAGCTCCCTGCCAGTGTTTCTTCACCAAAAGAAGCCGTGGGTGGTGCGGTTTCTGCCCAAACATGTGATGGTGGAGAGGGGAATGCTGCAGGAGAACCATCATCTATGCAGGCTAAACCTGGACCCAAAGCTCATACTTCTGCTGCATCTCCAGATAACGTGAGAACCAAATGTGTGCAGCTCCTCCTTGCTGCCCTCTGCCCCTCTGCCCCCGATCAGGACAAGGCTGCTGAGTTGGCCCGAGACATCGAGCGGCACGTCCACGAACTTCATAATCACAACCAGGTCAAATATAAAGCCTGTGTGAGGAGCAAGGTGGCCAACTTGAGGAATCCCAAAAGCGGCCACCTGCATCAGGGCCTCCTGAGTGGCTCCCTGTCCCCCGAGGCCTTCGCCCGCATGTCTGCGGAGGATATGGCCAGCGCAGAGCTGCGGCAGCTGAGGGAGGAGTACTCCTCCCAGGGCGTGAGTGAGAGGCAGCTTCCTCAAGGGATAGAGGGGACGCGGACGGAGAAGATTCGATGCAAAAGATGCGGGGGGTCAGACTGTAGGGTGACGCAGGTGTCCAGAGGGGTTCTGTTCTTGCCTGCGTGGGTGAGGCAGGGCGGCCCAGATGAGGATGCAATGACCTTTGTGACCTGCAGCGGGTGTGGCCAGCAGTGGTACCACAGCAGCTGGGTCTGCCTCTGA